DNA sequence from the Pungitius pungitius chromosome 16, fPunPun2.1, whole genome shotgun sequence genome:
AGGGGAGACATTAGTGGAAAAAGCGTTGCAGAAAGAGGCATTCAAAGCCATTCTTAATGGAGCAGCGGTTTTCTTCCCCGATAAACACGACAGGCGGGACAAACTCTTCCACATGATGGTGAGTTTATGAaagttaataataatatgataATATGCGGGTTCAGAAAATGTAATGTGCCTTTTGCAGAAAAACATTACCCGACAGGATCAGCCAGAGTCGGTGAAGGTGACGTTTGAATCGCTCTGTAATTACTTCAGGTGAGGACAGCATAAATGTACAAACGCATAATCCTATCCATGTACACGTCCAGATCACAGTGGATCTACAGCAGCTGTATTTCtgtctgtgtagtgaccaggaTCCAAGTGGCCTTCTGCTGCTCCCTCCTAAGGGGGCTCCCTCGGACTTTGACATCAGCCCCATACTGTCAGTCATGGAGACGTTGTTGCTGGTGGCAACAAGAGAGGTGAggcctctgtcacacacacaatgtctcaaCTGTTTCAAGACGTTATTAGCATTTATCAACTCTATCTGTCGCTTTGTGTAACTTTTTTCTAATTGTTCTCACTGTTCAACTGTCTCCCGTCTCCCAGTGTGAGGTGATGATGGCTGATGAGAGCAGTGGAGCCAGTAGGACAGTGTTGCTGTCGTTGTTCTGGGCTCTGCAGGCTAGCCTGATATCCTGGTGCTATCTACAGCTCAAAGGTGGCACCTccaccgctatcgctatggagCTGGCCAGAGACATCCTACTAAAATGTGAGATGCTGCGAATTGCGTGACATTACAGCTTCTTATCTCTATTGTTGGATTTTGTGTTTGTACGAGCAGCCTGGTGCTGATCACTCAAATGCGGCAGCCGAACAGATGGACGAAGCTGCAAAGTGGCTCAGTACGAACACTGATCAAATCCATCATGGTGTGGATCAGAGGATATGCTGTCGGTGTGAATGCGTGCTTTATTTCAATAGATGTGGATCAATTCCTGGGAAGCATCAAAGGTGTTCTTGGTTCCCTGCTGGGGAGGTACACTGGTGCTGAAATCACTGACAAACTAGGCAGCTCCATCCTCGCCACGGTCTTCAGACAACTGGTAATGAACTCTTATGTCATTATTGAGAACTGCCTTCCTCCACAGTTGACTGTTTAGTgaatcaaacatttgttttgttcctgGCAGATGATTTTACTCCTGGAACTGTGCTCTCTGGACATCCCTCACAGTTTGCTGCTCAGGAGCTTCTCTTCTCTGGTGGAGCTTCTCAAAAGTCTCTCTAGTGATACTGGGGACATATTTTCTAAGGTCAGTCCACTCAGACATTAGACCTTAGTGTACCACAATGTACATAGCCTCTCATCCCCCGGTGTGGGCATGAATGAAGAGGTAAAAATACAGACCAGTACTTGTGTGGGGGTAGAATCCAATTTTTCCCAACTGTAATGTACTCCATTACAAGTCCTGCTTTGATGTTCTCACCAAGGTAAAATAATCCAAGTGTAATTAGCTAAATGTATTCTAAGAACCAAAAGACCGAGTATAGTGTTCTCCTACTAAAAATAATGGTTACGGATTATTACTCAATGTTACCGTGCACAATATTTCATAAACTCGTATATTTGgcatacattacatgtcaattagctgactcttttattcaaagcaacttacaataagtgcatttccatcataaggatacaaactcagaagaacaagaaacaaaatgcAATTTCCTCAAATAAGTTGATTTAGAACTAGAccagagccattataagtacaatttaagtgctacaattttagtgtttttagtcagtTTAGGTGTAACTTCTTAATCTGTAAAGTTACTGGTAATATAACATCTACCTCTAAAATACACAACTTAGCACAAAATTGATATGCGGATCAATATTTGACACCATTGACTATAACTTAATATGCATTCCATAACACGGTTAGGTGGATCAGGAGAGCTGGCACCAGCCCCAGCAGCCAGTGGTGCTAAGGACGTGGAGCCTGGAGTCCCCTCACAACTATGAAAATAGCCGGCACGAGACCAGCATCTTCGCCTGCCCCGGTGCTACTTCCTTTGAGGTGGAGTTTGACGAACGCTGCGAGACAGAGAAGAGGTGACTTGTGTAAAAAATCGGATGTTCAGAACTGTataattgatttattcatttattttaaagcctGTTTTCTATGTTCTTGATCTTCATAGATACGACTACCTAGAATTCACAGACTCTAGAGGTGGGAAGGTGCGTTACGACATGAAGGTTGGAAGTGAGAAGTGGCCAAAGGTAGGATATGGGAAACCATCCACTTGTCTTAATGCAGAATCCAGTTGTTTCTCAGTTTCTTTACATACgtctgctgcttctctttgctCTTCCAGAAAGTGACGTTTGACGCCGGCCCTCAGCTCCAGTTTCTCTTCCACTCTGATAGCAGTAATAACGAGTGGGGTTACAAGTTCACCGTGACCGCCCTGGGCCTCCCAGATATCACTATTTCGTGGATGTcagacctgcagctgctggtggcTCGCCTAATGGGTCGCCTGGCTTCCAGAACCCTGGCCCTGAAATCCCCCCACGGTGAGACTAAATCCTTTAAACATGGGCAAGTTTGAGAATGACTGATTATTTAGAATCCTTCCAACCGTAACATTTGACATCTACATGAACGGATCTTAGAGTGAAATGCTGATGTTTTTGAGCTGCTGTGTATTTCAGAGGTACGCACTGTTAAGGATCTTCCCCCGGCGAAAATGTCCCATGTTCAGTCTTCTCCTTTATGGAAACCCATTCTGCGGCATGGGTTGTGTGAAACAAGGGAAAAATCTCAGACCAAAACACCTGCAGGCCAGGTACTGTCAAATCTGCTGAACTGAGTTCCAATCTCaggtttatattattttattgctCACTGACCTCCCCAGCGCCATGGTGCTGTAATGCTGTGttgcttttctgtgttttagaCAAGCTCATGGACTCCTGATGATTTAATAAGCTTTCTTGAGGACTTTGCCCGTTGGAACCCTTCCCTGGAGCCGACAGACAGTAGAACCAAGCTAATGAAGAGCCTCATGCAGTCCTGCAGAAAACAGCCAGTGAGGAACGAGATTGCCGCCGGGCCAAAGACTGACCAAGCTGTGAATGCCATCTGGGCAGCCATGGTGTACCAAACAGCAGCCCTAACTAATGCCTTGAGGACCTATGGTAATGTTGGTCAACAATCAGGAGTCACAGAGCAAAAACTGttgtatttattctttattttgtgttttatgctGGTCTTCATTGTTGTCAATTAAAAGTTGATCTccattctgttttttctttgcattagtAGTTAATCAAGACTGCAATTCCTGTTTAAGTGAAGAGTTTGTGCAGGTGTATTCATTCGCAGACAGCATCAGAACATGGATGGTAAGTCTAATTGACACCATTCgtatctttatttattatctacTGCAGTTTAATGTATCATCATGTAATTGCACTGTTATGCTGACGTATGCATGTATTTTTCAGTTGGAGATGAAACAGAGATACTTAGTTAGCAAAATGAATGTTTCGGACGAAAAGGAAGGAGGTCAAGAAGAGGTTTCCATGGATACACTAGGTGATAACTCCTGCTATTAGACAACCCACTCTTTCTTCTCATCCACTGTGTTATATCTTTTTCTGACTTCTGTTATGTTTCTCTCATTTTAGCTGAAATGTGCATTGAGAAGAGCCTCTTGCTCTTCAGATTCACCAATTGTGGAGAACCGTGGCAGGACAGCGACTCTTTCAAAGCTGCAGAGGGCAGCAATGCTCCACTACCCCGCTCTAGCTCCATCTCTGAAGCAGACTTCCAGGCCAGCGCCGCTGTGGGAAAACAGACCGTGGTGTCCGGGGAAGGCGAGGATGCTAGGGTGGGAGCCAGCCAGCCCTCAGCTGCTCTAGGGCAAAACTCATCTTCTTGTGGGCAAAGCAGTCAAGCCCTCATTGGCTCCACAGAGAGTGTCTCCTCCCACTCTGGGGATCCGTCTTCACCCTCCCCTTTCCCCCGTATTGCCCCGTTCAGTCGGGCACGCCTTCGCCTCCTGTCCTGTCGATCTATTGAAGAGCCCCAAATGACCCCAACCATCAAGGATCGCTACCCAATTCTCAAACACATCCTGAACTTCATAAAGGACCAGGCTCTCACGACAGCAAGGTGACTAACCTCCAGGCttctatttttcatttcattttgctttcttttACCATTCAGGGTTAAATCATCCAAATCTTCCTTCTGCAGCATTCTGCAGACCCTGTCCCTGAGCAAAGCCCAGGCCCTGAGCGTGTGCAAAGTCCTGGATATGGTCCAGCAGTGTTTACATTCCCTGGGAAAGCCACACCTCTTCCAAGCCCCATGCATCCTGTTCCTACAGGAGCTGCTGGCATGCCAGAAGGACTTTACAAGGTGCATCTATAGAAAATGTTTTCAGGTTATTTGAAACGacagtaaatattttttatcttcACTGTAAAGCAAAGCTCAGTTAATGAAGTATTTCTGTTTTCAAATAACATTTTCCCAAAGTCTATAATAATGGAAGAACAGTATAGATTTGTTCTTAGGCCTAAACGGAGGTAAAACCAAGCTTTGTGATAAAAGCATTGCCGACATACAACTGTAAAGTAGTATTTCACTCAAAAGTGTCTGTCTTTTTTAGTTATTTCTCTCAGTTGTCAGACAGCGGGCAGAAGCTAGGAGAGGGGGTGAGGCGCTCCTACCATCAGTTGGTGCTCATGCTGGTTGAGGCAGTACAAGACTTCAGCAGCCTCAACGAGAAGTAAGCTCCTATCCTTCCAGCTCACCGCGTTCACATGATTTCACTGAAATAGTGCTCACAGCAGTGATCAATGTAATCCCAAGTAAACtgaccctccttctctccagagCCCTGCTACCAGCTCTGTCATGTGTGCAGACATGCTTGTTGCATCTTCTGGACATAAGCTGGGAGGTACATGACCTTGACCTCTTCCTGAATATCAAGCTTCCTGACCTCCTGCTAAGCATGTCCCAGGAAAACATCAGCGTTCATGACATTGCCATCAGGTAATATCACACTCATTTTAGTAAACAAGGCATGACGCAGTGGAAATTTAATGGGTTTCCTATGCTAGCCAAAAAATGAATGCTCTCATGAGTATTCTTTTTCACAAATTAATTGTGAAAGCTGCTAAGTCTTTTTCAAAGATGCTTTTTGAAGTGGGGTTGTGTGAGGTACTTATACATAGTCTGTGTGACCCGTCGCCATGACTCCAGTTAGGGGAAGCAGCCCGAACCAGTAAGCAAGCAAAACCATGTACTGCTGTGTACACTGAATATAAATGAGTACCTCATACAACCCCGCTCAAAGATCTAGCTGTCCCTTTCAAGCTGTGTCCTGGTCAATGAAGTTGCTGAGGTGATAGATAATATCTGCggtttaaattcattttcagtCAATGGACGGAAGATGATGAAATTGCTGACTACAAGAAGAACCAGGAGTGGATGGATGAGTGTATGGACGGGATGTTTGAAAAGTGGTATGACAAAATCGAGGAAGAGGACTCCATGGAGGACAGAAGAAAGGTACATGACAGTACATAATCAATCATCTTTCCCGAAGTGCAGGCTGAAAAGTATGATGCCAGTAATACTGTGTACTTCCTTTTATCCACAGATGCACATGTTCATTGCACGCTACTGTGACCTGCTCAATGTCGTGATCTCCTGTGACGGGTGCGAGAGGATGGCACCTTGGCACCGCTACCGATGTCTGCAGTGCATGGATATGGACCTCTGCAAGACCTGCTTCCTAAGTTAGCCACATATACTGTCACTTCTTGTGAGGCTGGATAAGCGcatcagaaaaaacaaaacaaaaatgtattgctGTGTTTTAAACAAGGTGGTGCCAAGCCTGAGGGCCACGAGGATGACCATGAGATGGTAAACATGGAATACGCCTGTGACCACTGCCAAGGGCTCATTGTAGGCAGCAGGATCAACTGCAACGTTTGCGAAGACTTTGATCTGTGCTTTGGTTGTTACAATGCAAAGAAGTATCCTGACAGGTGACCCATCTTGAGCTGTTAAACACACTTGTGTTTTTAGTGGTTTACCTCCTtgactttattcatttttgtgcaATATTCTCATCTCCAGCCACCTGCCAACCCATCGGATCACAGTGTACCCCATGGTGACGATACGGATCAGTGACCGTCACCGCTTGATCCAGCCCTACATTCACAACTACTCCTGGCTACTGTTCGCAGCTTTGGCCCTCTACACCTCAGAACTGAGTTGTCAGAAGCAGATGAAGGGGGAGACTTTGGACAGCAACACTTTGAGCCAGGCATCAGCCCTGCAGACCCACTGCTCCCAACTCATCACCGATTGTTTGCTCAAGGGCCAGACCGGAAAAGGCAAGTCCAAGCCAGcggctggttagcttagcttagcctaaaATCTTAAAGCTAAAGGAGAAACTCACAAATCACAGGGATGATTTCAAGAATTTAAAGCACTtctcaaacaaacaagataATATGATGTATATTTTAAAGGGTCAGCTaagctaaaaaacaaaataataggTTCATGTTTACTGTATAGTCAGAGAGAGAATGAGTATGCGTTTTTTCCCCAAATAGTGGAACTATTTCCTTAAACAAATGCTAAAAAGATGACGCCGATTTCTTTTCAGTTGTAAAAGATGGTTGACGCATTATTTATCCAGTCGTCTCATGGAATCTTTCATTCCTCTTACctgtatttttaatgttttgtcatattttcttttctccacgTAGGACTACGTTCCTCAGCCTTGCTCGCTCTGCTGTTGTCCAATGAATCTGCTTCCGATAGTGACCTGTGTCTAGTGTCTCCAGAATCTTCACAGGAGCTCAGTACTGCCACTGACACCTCCTCTCTCGCTGGCAGCACTGCAGCAGTCTGCTCCCCGTCGTCACCCAGAGACAAGGTGAAAAGCattatgagaaatatggagatTGAGATCTCTCCATCAGAGTAGTGGATCATTACAGAGGCAGGATTTACAATAGAGAGAAATCTGTTCCATACACATCTTTAGATACAGCAAGAATGGATTTAGTTGCAATCTACCGATACAATTGTTCTTCTACTCTCCCCATTAGACTAAACCATTAGAtagggagaaaagggaaaaggaggtggactctcctctccctgctccttcaGCGGTTTTGCCGCCTGCTAGCtatgcagagggagaaaaagggaagCTAGTCGCCCAAGACACCCTGGACTCGTCCAGCCTCAGCCAGACGCCCTCTTTGTCCAGCGACGACCCCCTCTCTCCTGTAGTCCGACGTAAGCACTGAGACTCTGTCCACCAGGCTGTTCACAGCGCTGATTGGTTGTGTTCATTAGTGGTTCTAACTTTCCATTTGCTTCCCGATTCAgttgtatgtgtgttttgttttttacctttCCCAGTTTCAGAGTCCGGCACAGGAACAGTCAACCCTGAAGCATCGGTTGTTGTCAAGGAGACATGTGAAAGGCTGCCCCAGGTTCCCATTCAGGAGCATGTGTTTTCAGagtgcagcagagagaggaTCCTGGGACTACTAGCAGCCATGCTGCCACCAGCCAAACCAGTATGTGAAACACCAGTTTTTACCGATTATTTAATGCTGAAGAAATTTGCAGATTTGCTTAGTTTTTTAGATTTGGCTGACTTATCTTATATCTCTGCGTTAAATATGAAGTTTCAGTGGTGGTGAGTGTAGGACTATTTGTCCAAGGGTAAAAAAATCTTCTCACTAGCTCCTCCAAAAACATCCTTGTCTCAACAAggattgtgtctcaacctttgggttgccaggcaaccagcagGACTCGAGAATTTCACTGCAACAAGCCAAGAAATAGTCCCACACACAGCCTGCCCCATAAAACAttgtcatttttacactttcaCATTTTTGTTCGAACACAAACAAGATATTAGGCTTTTGTTCCCTTTGGACAGAACCAGGTGAGTCTTTGTTAGGCAGAGCTATCAGAATAGATGGACAGATATGTCAAATTAAACCAGGGCACCAAAATCTATTTCAATTATCCATTATTTTTGCTGCTGTTGACTCCGTACACTCCTTTACAATTAACATTTCTGTTGTCTTTCTTGTTTCTTCAGGGCAGCACTCTGTCTCTGCCCAGTCTGACCTCCATCCTGCCCAAGCTCTTTAGGGCGGTCATTTCCAACGCTGGCTCTCTCAACGAGACCTTCCACCTCACCCTGGGACTACTGGGTCAGCTGTTGCTCCGAATCCCTCCGATGGAGGCAGACACTGCCGTCACAGAGGCCCTGTCTGACAAATTTGACCTGCTAACACAAGGAGAGGCAGCCAGTTCAGACACCTATGGCTGGAAGACCACCCAGTTGCTTTTCAACCTGGGCGCCGTCTGTTTAGACAGGTAAAAACCTAATGGTACCATGGAAATGAATTgtagtttattaaaaaaaaatctgtattaCAGCTGATATTAAGATACTAATAATAACAAAGAGTTTGCACTGTTAGTACCCATGTAGATTCTAGCCAACAAAGAGccaatttaaattttaaaacgTTAATAAAATGGCATTacctatttttttctatttttacgaAGTGGGTCCAATTACAATCTAAAAGTCGTTGGTGTATTGCCCCTTTTGATCGTGCTATACTTGCATGAGTAGGAAATCTGCCTTTTGTGATTTGGTTTTCAATGTTGTATTTTAATTCCAGTAACTTACTAACATACGAGACTGAAGTGCAGATGGTTTCCCTTCCCATGTCAGAGAGCTGAAAGATTTCCCTTTCTAAGGATAACTCATGAccaggtgttgttgttgttgttttgcaaatCCTCTTTTCCTCTGTTTTGCAGTCGTATTGGTTTGGATTGGGCGTGCACTGTGGCAGATATTTTACACAGTCTGAATACTTGTCCTGAGTGGAGCACAGTGATCGCTGCCTTCACGGACCACTGTATTCAGCAGCTGCCACAGACGCTGGAACGCACCAACCTCTTCACCCTTCTGGTGCTGGTGGGCTTCCCCGAGGTAGGCAGAACATGTGGCACTTTAAAGGTCTGTGCACTTGCGCCCCCGGACTTTCTAAGCTCAGCTGTGACTCCTCCGTGTGTGCACCAGGTGCTGTGTGTGGGCACCCAGACGGTGTTTATCGACAATGCCAATGAGCAGCACAACATGATCCTGCTCAAACACTTCACAGAAAAGAACCATGCTGCAGTGGTGGATGTTAAGACACGCAAGAGGAAAACAGGTTGGTGTAGTTTGCTTGAAAAGCCATTGCCAGTGATAAGACTGCAATTAACCCTCTGTGGGCTTTCTCCTCTGTCTAGTGAAGGACTACCAACTCATTCAGTCTCCGGATTCCACTGCAGCCGGTCTCCCAGGCCAGTCCGAGGGCCAGTGCTCCCCAAAGACTCTGCTCAGCCACTACCTGAGCAATTTCACCTCAATCATCAGCCACCTACTGCAGAACAGCCAGGACAATGGCTCTGCTGATGCTGTGGAGGCCTCCTGGGTTCTCTCTTTGGCACTCAAAGGGCTCTACAATACCCTGAAGGTACCTGCTGTGACCAAGGACACTGCAAtagtctgagaaaaaaaaatctgagatGTGGTTCACAGCTTGCAAACAACTATCTTTGATCACATACGATTATTCCAGGGGTTGTGTTCTCACTCTGTTGTTTCCTCTTGGGTAGAAACACGGAGTAGAGCAAGCTCAGGAGGAGATCCAGCAGTCAGGATTGactcagctgctggtgaggaagtGCAGCAAAGGGACAGGCTTCAGCAAGCTGTGGTTGCTGCGAGATCTAGAGATTCTCTCCATCATGCTGTATTCTTCCAAGAGGGAGATCCACTCCATGGCCCAGGACCCAGAGCGAGAACAAAGAGAGCAGGACAAGGAGCACGACTCCGACCACTCCAGTTGCTGCGCTGACGACACCGAAGTCAGCAAGCCCGACCCCTTGGAGGGCCTCGATGAGGAAACCAAGATTTGCTTCCAGGTGATAAGGGATGGTGTTaatgacattttcatcaaaacCAAGTGTGATGTATTAatatcaggtttttttttccaatgcagATCACCCATGATGCCTTAAATGCCCCTCTGCCCATCCTGCGAGCTATGTACGAGTTGCAGATGAAGAGAACTGACTCCTTCTTCCTGGAGGTGCAGAAAAGGTCAGTAgagactttctttcttttaatttcTTACGATTCACCGTTGTAAGAGTTATACTGTTCAGTCTCACGCTGCCTCATGTTCATGGgttgtgcctttttttgtgttacttttagaTTTGATGGAGAGGAGATAAAAACGGATGAAACGATCCGAACGCTGGCCCAGAAGTGGCAACCCACTAAACGGCCGCGCTCTGAGGAGAGGAACACCAAGGCCGTGGACACCGATATGATTGTGGTGTCATGCGTGGTGAGTTGTTCAAAGATGCATTCACATTATAAACGTTACATTACAAAAAACAATAGCACATAAGTAAATACACAGTAGAAATCTTAACAAAGGTGCGTTAAAATAGAAGGGATTATGGTAATGGAACCTCTCAAAGTTAATCTGGCTTTTAAGTTGCAGGTTTAAGTGGTAGCTTTTCTCTGTGTCCAGTTAAATAGAATGAACCTGCCTAAAGTAAAGGATGATAGACATTGCCACAGTTGAATTAAGTCCTTTAAGACAGAccccttcctttcctttttagcCTCACAGATCGATAACATGTTTGACAATATTTTGCTGACccacgacgggggggggggggttcaattcAAATTCATCCAATATGAGAGAAGATCTATATCAGGAAGGGCCTTCACCTTTTCAAAAGAGGACGACGATGCAACACCAGCTGTCTGGTACATATAGATGCTGAAAGCACATTGTCCTCTGCTCCTAGTCCTGAATATTGTGGCTTTTTAATTATGAAATATTGGCCCATTGATGA
Encoded proteins:
- the zzef1 gene encoding zinc finger ZZ-type and EF-hand domain-containing protein 1 isoform X1, yielding MGNAESGCGGCSGDEEDVETESPGFAEDSLASAATAVGVGGGGVSGSGRSGRGSNNPPAPTGGPPSSGVLLEQVKLREAAARISDSGVAIRESVLAGNEGVLVRWLEDRLNRGEESVNVEQFCEMLESRDAPRDECEEAFGQFDAEGDEVVDVESMLIALKNSNGANLKGELSHVIRQLQACSLTPGFVDIFSKNKDRLGAHASKILKFLHRNRIPSSAIPFPLLEGYNSICTMRSSVVQDFLEVILQKEKDLDIQYRAELDRDPEVDKVKVVTQCYSTIEASSNVPDVYKMTQGETTSFWQSDGSARSHWIRLKMKPDVVLRRLAIAVASNDHSYMPQLVSVAVGKKRCSLQEIRDIRIPSNVTGYVALLENANITHPYIQINIKRCLSDGCDTRIHGLKTLGYQITKSKEVSVSDASAIWYLSLLTSLVTASMETNPVLAQTVLQSTQKALRHMPPLSLTPSSTEFPKFFSLNILEEVDGFLLRIADCCVSPDAELTLLAFALARGSVAKVLQALSCISDHLKMEYKASSLIVSLASVRLRLLNRNGKPLQLHLQACDVKSKEEKSGPENMLTESSTGDGFLTESGKKKASVILSTEDQSNFQITQMKIKVRKGAIGAKFGLVFAYKEEDAFDAEKHFKRFKKYDTWDYKDYKEFVQDNVKIPTQSEDEPIGWFELEDDWNDVEIKLQQCRVAKFVMVKFLRTRQDSAERLGVQSLTFSGYLCPGPERLGDLDSLSPEGESFDCDAVTGLCLLNKTLFFIQQLTRDMDASNFKQKYLLDFSGLGLNIFWNFYSKLREIDGEEVLKSRVLLLQLMQNCFPTLPNPLEPRGPEDSKGPDEGATAAASSSMSSTSEPVPESVRAVSELYAHLCLVVDGPEGETLVEKALQKEAFKAILNGAAVFFPDKHDRRDKLFHMMKNITRQDQPESVKVTFESLCNYFSDQDPSGLLLLPPKGAPSDFDISPILSVMETLLLVATRECEVMMADESSGASRTVLLSLFWALQASLISWCYLQLKGGTSTAIAMELARDILLKYVDQFLGSIKGVLGSLLGRYTGAEITDKLGSSILATVFRQLMILLLELCSLDIPHSLLLRSFSSLVELLKSLSSDTGDIFSKVDQESWHQPQQPVVLRTWSLESPHNYENSRHETSIFACPGATSFEVEFDERCETEKRYDYLEFTDSRGGKVRYDMKVGSEKWPKKVTFDAGPQLQFLFHSDSSNNEWGYKFTVTALGLPDITISWMSDLQLLVARLMGRLASRTLALKSPHEVRTVKDLPPAKMSHVQSSPLWKPILRHGLCETREKSQTKTPAGQTSSWTPDDLISFLEDFARWNPSLEPTDSRTKLMKSLMQSCRKQPVRNEIAAGPKTDQAVNAIWAAMVYQTAALTNALRTYVVNQDCNSCLSEEFVQVYSFADSIRTWMLEMKQRYLVSKMNVSDEKEGGQEEVSMDTLAEMCIEKSLLLFRFTNCGEPWQDSDSFKAAEGSNAPLPRSSSISEADFQASAAVGKQTVVSGEGEDARVGASQPSAALGQNSSSCGQSSQALIGSTESVSSHSGDPSSPSPFPRIAPFSRARLRLLSCRSIEEPQMTPTIKDRYPILKHILNFIKDQALTTASILQTLSLSKAQALSVCKVLDMVQQCLHSLGKPHLFQAPCILFLQELLACQKDFTSYFSQLSDSGQKLGEGVRRSYHQLVLMLVEAVQDFSSLNEKALLPALSCVQTCLLHLLDISWEVHDLDLFLNIKLPDLLLSMSQENISVHDIAISQWTEDDEIADYKKNQEWMDECMDGMFEKWYDKIEEEDSMEDRRKMHMFIARYCDLLNVVISCDGCERMAPWHRYRCLQCMDMDLCKTCFLSGAKPEGHEDDHEMVNMEYACDHCQGLIVGSRINCNVCEDFDLCFGCYNAKKYPDSHLPTHRITVYPMVTIRISDRHRLIQPYIHNYSWLLFAALALYTSELSCQKQMKGETLDSNTLSQASALQTHCSQLITDCLLKGQTGKGLRSSALLALLLSNESASDSDLCLVSPESSQELSTATDTSSLAGSTAAVCSPSSPRDKTKPLDREKREKEVDSPLPAPSAVLPPASYAEGEKGKLVAQDTLDSSSLSQTPSLSSDDPLSPVVRLSESGTGTVNPEASVVVKETCERLPQVPIQEHVFSECSRERILGLLAAMLPPAKPGSTLSLPSLTSILPKLFRAVISNAGSLNETFHLTLGLLGQLLLRIPPMEADTAVTEALSDKFDLLTQGEAASSDTYGWKTTQLLFNLGAVCLDSRIGLDWACTVADILHSLNTCPEWSTVIAAFTDHCIQQLPQTLERTNLFTLLVLVGFPEVLCVGTQTVFIDNANEQHNMILLKHFTEKNHAAVVDVKTRKRKTVKDYQLIQSPDSTAAGLPGQSEGQCSPKTLLSHYLSNFTSIISHLLQNSQDNGSADAVEASWVLSLALKGLYNTLKKHGVEQAQEEIQQSGLTQLLVRKCSKGTGFSKLWLLRDLEILSIMLYSSKREIHSMAQDPEREQREQDKEHDSDHSSCCADDTEVSKPDPLEGLDEETKICFQITHDALNAPLPILRAMYELQMKRTDSFFLEVQKRFDGEEIKTDETIRTLAQKWQPTKRPRSEERNTKAVDTDMIVVSCVSKPSCCEKATEEVNAVTQKLITNSESDLQLSYAKQRRTKSSALLHKELDVRSNRAVRQYLVKVNQAIATLYARHVLASLLADWPAESVLSEEALELSGASHIAYLLDMLMQLEERPLWEKILQRVLKGCGQSMLCSLSLTACQFMEEPGMAVQIRESKHPYDNNTNFEDKVHIPGAIYLSVKCDPRCHTEEGCDELIMSSSSDLLQDVHNFSGSPQKWSDFEVPGDTLYYKFMSDMSNTEWGYKFTVTGGHRGRFQTGFEILKQMLAEDQVLNQLPLADIWEWQVGVACRQIGNQRLKAIHLLLRLLQCPSQTACELTLLRPLWQLFVSMENSLSQDRTSFTVLLPLHRALTELFFIAEARAIAQGILQEYLLAMTTDEQLLNHTSMALKNIAAISLAINYPNKSTRLLNLSP